A single window of Xylocopilactobacillus apicola DNA harbors:
- the rpoC gene encoding DNA-directed RNA polymerase subunit beta' — MIDVNKFDSMQIGLASPDKIRSWSYGEVKKPETINYRTLKPERDGLFDERIFGPTKDWECACGKYKRIRYKGIVCDRCGVEVTRSKVRRERMGHIELAAPVTHIWYFKGIPSRIGLILDVSPRVLEEVIYFSAYIVIEPGKTTLEEKQILTEREYRDKKAEFYKIVTDPLETDLKAGQLLSQDDYMKAFQKFGAHSFESKDAFLAKMGAEGIKDLLRNVDLEKSVAELKQELKEASGQRRVRDIRRLDILEAFLKSGNHPEWVVMDAIPVIPPDLRPMVQLEGGRFATSDLNDLYRRVINRNNRLKKLLELNAPGIIVQNEKRMLQEAVDALIDNGRRGRPVTGPGNRPLKSLSHMLKGKQGRFRQNLLGKRVDYSGRSVIDVGPTLKFSQCGLPRTMALELFKPFVMSELVQRELASNVKSARRMIDRQDNEVWDILEDVLKERTVLLNRAPTLHRLGIQAFEPVLVEGKSIRLHPLACEAYNADFDGDQMAVHVPLSDEAQAEARLLMLAAHHILAPKDGKPIVSPSQDIVLGNYYLTIEENGREGEGSIFENTNEAMLAFQNGVVSLHTRVGVAVSSMPDKPFTKKQQNEILLTTIGKLIFNSIMPKDFPYLNEPTNENLVHGVPEKFFLKKGEDINEILAARELVGPFKKGFLSDVIAEVFKIYKVQRTTDLLDDMKTLGYTQATNSGITVGVADITNLKDKKRIVAGAHKKVETISNQFRRGLITEEERHDRVIGVWNDAKDEIQDKLMASFDQKNPISMMSDSGARGNISNFTQLAGMRGLMAAPNGGMMEVPVTSNFREGLSVLEMFMSTHGARKGMTDTALKTANSGYLTRRLVDVAQDVIVREDDCGTDRGVEVSAITEGNEIIEPLYDRLLGRYTMKTVFDPETGKKLVGKNVFLDEAKSQMLIDHNVESVTIRSLFTCKTRHGVCRMCYGRNLATGTSVEVGEAVGTVAAQSIGEPGTQLTMRNFHTGGVAGGEDITQGLPRVEEIFEARNPKGQATITEVGGTITAINEDPATHTREIVVHNNDEEKTYTIPYTASLAVAQGDVVERGDRLTGGSIDPKHLLQTKNTASTEAYLLAEVQKVYRMQGVDISDKHLEVMVRQMLRKVRVMDPADTDILPGTLMDISDFEDQNAATIKSGKVPATARPVLLGITKAALETNSFLSAASFQETTRVLTDTSIRGKNDPLIGLKENVIIGKLIPAGTGMKRYQDMEPVADVPLQAEEQTVNELEKKYKSEENLYEKIKNDKAPNNYE; from the coding sequence TTGATTGATGTTAATAAATTTGACAGTATGCAGATCGGTCTTGCATCACCGGATAAGATTAGAAGTTGGTCTTATGGTGAGGTCAAAAAACCCGAGACGATCAATTATCGAACTTTAAAGCCTGAACGAGATGGCTTATTCGATGAACGGATTTTTGGTCCAACAAAGGATTGGGAATGTGCCTGTGGTAAATACAAACGGATCCGCTATAAGGGAATTGTTTGTGATCGCTGTGGCGTTGAAGTTACGCGTTCCAAGGTTCGTCGCGAACGAATGGGACATATTGAGTTAGCAGCTCCTGTTACTCATATTTGGTATTTTAAGGGAATTCCATCTCGGATCGGGTTAATTCTTGATGTTTCTCCGCGCGTTTTAGAAGAAGTAATTTATTTTTCAGCTTACATTGTAATTGAGCCAGGCAAAACTACTTTAGAAGAGAAACAAATTTTAACTGAGCGCGAATATCGGGATAAGAAGGCTGAATTTTATAAGATTGTAACCGATCCGCTAGAAACGGATTTAAAGGCTGGTCAGCTTTTATCACAAGATGATTACATGAAAGCTTTTCAAAAATTCGGTGCCCATAGCTTTGAAAGTAAAGATGCTTTCTTAGCTAAAATGGGAGCCGAAGGGATTAAAGATCTGCTGAGAAATGTTGATTTAGAAAAATCGGTTGCCGAATTAAAACAAGAATTAAAAGAAGCTAGTGGTCAACGACGTGTTAGAGATATCAGACGTTTGGACATTCTAGAAGCCTTCTTGAAGTCTGGGAATCATCCTGAGTGGGTTGTAATGGATGCGATTCCGGTAATTCCACCAGATCTTAGACCGATGGTTCAGCTTGAAGGCGGCAGATTTGCTACTAGTGACTTAAATGATTTATATCGAAGGGTAATTAATCGAAATAATCGACTCAAGAAATTGTTAGAACTTAATGCACCAGGAATCATTGTGCAAAATGAAAAGCGGATGCTCCAAGAAGCTGTTGATGCATTAATTGATAATGGTCGAAGAGGTCGTCCAGTTACAGGTCCAGGAAACCGGCCATTGAAGTCATTAAGTCATATGCTTAAAGGGAAGCAAGGACGTTTCCGTCAGAACTTGCTGGGAAAACGTGTTGACTATTCAGGGCGTTCAGTTATTGATGTTGGACCAACGTTGAAGTTCTCTCAATGTGGTTTGCCAAGGACGATGGCGCTTGAGTTATTTAAACCATTTGTCATGAGTGAATTGGTTCAACGCGAATTAGCTTCTAATGTGAAAAGTGCCCGCCGGATGATTGATCGCCAAGACAATGAAGTTTGGGATATTTTAGAGGATGTACTTAAAGAAAGAACTGTTCTTTTGAATCGGGCTCCCACGTTGCACCGTTTGGGAATCCAAGCTTTTGAACCTGTCTTAGTTGAAGGTAAATCGATTCGGTTACATCCGTTGGCTTGTGAAGCTTACAATGCCGATTTTGATGGTGATCAGATGGCGGTTCACGTTCCTTTATCTGATGAAGCTCAGGCAGAAGCTAGATTGTTAATGTTAGCGGCTCACCATATTTTGGCGCCAAAAGACGGTAAACCAATCGTTAGTCCTTCTCAGGATATCGTTTTAGGGAATTATTATTTAACGATTGAAGAGAATGGTCGTGAGGGCGAAGGTAGTATTTTTGAGAATACTAATGAAGCAATGCTGGCTTTTCAAAATGGAGTGGTTAGTCTGCATACTCGAGTTGGTGTTGCAGTCTCATCGATGCCAGACAAACCGTTTACGAAGAAACAGCAAAATGAAATTTTGCTTACTACGATCGGTAAGTTAATTTTCAATTCGATTATGCCTAAAGATTTCCCTTATCTCAATGAGCCAACAAATGAAAATTTGGTTCATGGAGTTCCTGAAAAGTTTTTCTTGAAAAAAGGGGAAGATATTAATGAAATTCTTGCTGCGCGCGAATTAGTTGGGCCTTTTAAAAAGGGATTCTTGAGTGATGTCATTGCCGAAGTTTTTAAGATTTATAAAGTTCAGCGGACCACCGATCTTCTGGATGACATGAAGACTTTGGGTTACACACAAGCTACTAATTCAGGAATAACGGTGGGAGTAGCTGACATCACCAATTTAAAGGACAAAAAACGAATCGTTGCAGGTGCTCATAAGAAGGTTGAAACTATTTCTAATCAATTTAGACGTGGTTTGATCACTGAAGAGGAGCGCCATGATCGAGTTATTGGTGTTTGGAATGATGCTAAAGATGAAATTCAGGATAAATTGATGGCTTCTTTTGATCAGAAAAATCCAATTTCGATGATGAGTGATTCTGGTGCTCGTGGTAATATTTCTAACTTTACGCAGCTCGCTGGGATGCGTGGTTTGATGGCTGCTCCTAACGGCGGGATGATGGAAGTACCGGTTACTTCGAATTTCCGAGAAGGCTTGAGCGTTTTGGAAATGTTCATGTCTACTCACGGTGCTCGTAAAGGAATGACCGATACGGCTTTGAAAACAGCAAACTCGGGTTACTTAACTCGTCGTTTGGTTGATGTAGCTCAAGATGTGATTGTAAGAGAAGACGATTGTGGAACTGATCGTGGTGTTGAAGTTTCAGCAATTACTGAAGGCAATGAAATAATTGAACCATTGTATGATCGTCTTCTTGGACGTTACACAATGAAAACTGTTTTTGATCCTGAGACCGGCAAGAAATTGGTCGGTAAGAATGTTTTCTTAGATGAAGCAAAATCTCAGATGTTGATCGATCATAATGTTGAGAGTGTTACGATTCGTTCACTGTTCACTTGTAAGACTCGCCACGGAGTTTGTCGGATGTGTTATGGACGTAACTTGGCAACGGGAACCTCAGTTGAAGTAGGTGAAGCAGTGGGAACTGTTGCAGCTCAGTCAATCGGTGAACCCGGAACTCAGCTGACGATGCGTAACTTCCATACTGGTGGGGTTGCAGGTGGTGAAGATATCACTCAAGGTCTTCCCCGGGTTGAAGAAATTTTTGAAGCTCGTAATCCTAAAGGACAGGCAACAATCACTGAAGTTGGTGGAACGATCACGGCAATTAACGAAGATCCAGCTACTCATACCAGAGAAATCGTTGTACACAACAACGATGAGGAAAAAACTTACACGATTCCATATACTGCAAGTCTTGCAGTAGCGCAAGGCGACGTCGTAGAACGAGGAGATCGTTTAACAGGTGGATCAATTGATCCAAAACATTTACTACAAACGAAAAATACTGCATCCACTGAAGCTTATTTATTAGCAGAAGTCCAAAAGGTTTATCGTATGCAGGGTGTTGATATCTCCGATAAACATTTGGAAGTAATGGTTCGCCAAATGTTAAGAAAAGTCCGAGTTATGGATCCAGCCGATACAGATATTTTGCCAGGAACTCTAATGGACATTAGTGATTTCGAAGATCAAAATGCTGCGACTATTAAGTCTGGTAAAGTGCCAGCTACTGCTCGGCCAGTTCTCCTTGGGATTACAAAAGCAGCTTTGGAAACAAATAGTTTCTTGTCTGCTGCATCCTTCCAGGAAACAACAAGAGTCTTAACTGATACTTCTATTCGAGGCAAGAATGATCCGTTAATTGGTTTGAAAGAAAATGTCATTATTGGGAAGTTGATCCCAGCTGGTACTGGAATGAAACGCTACCAAGATATGGAACCAGTTGCTGATGTTCCACTTCAAGCTGAAGAACAGACAGTTAATGAATTAGAAAAGAAATATAAGTCGGAAGAAAATCTATACGAAAAGATTAAAAACGACAAAGCACCAAATAATTACGAATAA
- a CDS encoding DNA-directed RNA polymerase subunit beta — translation MAEHNVSYGKHQVRKSFSRIKDVLKLPNLIDIQTQSYKWFLDDGINEMFHDVMPIEDFKGILTLEYNGYSFKEPKYSVDEARERDTNYSMPMYVNLRLTNNETGEIKTQDVFFGDFPMMTREGTFIINGAERVIVSQLMRSPGVYFSSSTDKNSIVNYGTTVIPNRGAWLEFESDSKEIAYARIDRTRKIPITVLLRALGFGSDSTISEIFGSDNSLQLTMEKDIHKNSADSRTDEALKEIYERLRPGEPKTAESSRSLLYARFFDPKRYDLASVGRYKINKKLSLENRLVGLTLAETLVDPDTGEVIASKGTKIDRQLMEGDGKEGEGKTPLKRYLRRMDFKTSSFIPSQDGVLQDEVVIQSIKVYSLNDPDQIVELIGNANIPESVHQLTVADIISAVNYFLNLRYGIGTTDDIDHLGNRRIRSVGELLQNQFRIGLTRMERVVRERMSIQDPLTVTPQQLVNIRPVVASIKEFFGSSQLSQFMDQTNPLGELTHKRRLSALGPGGLTRDRAGYEVRDVHYTHYGRMCPIETPEGPNIGLINSLASYAVVNKYGFIETPYRRVSWKTHRVTDKIDYLTADEEDNYTIAQANSPLKSNGEFAEPTVLARHKDDNIETTPEHVDYMDVSPKQVVAVATACIPFLENDDSNRALMGANMQRQAVPLIQPHAPIVGTGMEYVAAHDSGLAVLAEHDGVVEYVDANQIRIRRADKSLDTYRLMIHRRSNAGKDYHQKPIVKKGEHVEANDIIADGPAMYNGELALGQNPLVAFMTWNMYNYEDAIILSERLVKEDVYTSIHIEEYISESRDTKLGPEEVTREIPNVGEDALKDLDELGVVRIGAEVREGDILVGKVTPKGMTELSAEERLLHAIFGEKSREVRDTSLRVPHGGDGIIQKVKIFTREAGDELPPGVNMLVRVFVAQKRKIQVGDKMAGRHGNKGTVSIVVPEEDMPFMPDGTPVDILLSPMGVPSRMNIGQVLELHLGLAAKKLGIDIATPVFDGVTDKDLWSTVRKAGMDADGKTYLYDGRTGEPFENKVSVGVMYYMKLSHMVDDKLHARSIGPYSLVTQQPLGGKAQFGGQRFGEMEVWALEAYGAAHTLQEILTYKSDDVTGRVKTYEAIVKGETIPAPSVPESFRVLIKELQSLGLDIRVLDDQKSEIDLRDMDEDGNKNVVVDALQKYADEIAVQKAVIEGERENSRPAPSEKNSDEKDALDLEKAFGITDESTPQKGDAK, via the coding sequence ATGGCTGAACATAACGTAAGTTACGGTAAACATCAAGTACGGAAAAGTTTTTCCCGGATTAAAGATGTTCTTAAATTGCCCAATTTGATTGATATTCAAACTCAATCATATAAGTGGTTTTTGGACGATGGAATTAATGAAATGTTTCACGACGTAATGCCAATTGAAGACTTTAAAGGAATTTTGACATTAGAATATAATGGATATTCCTTTAAAGAACCTAAGTATTCAGTTGATGAAGCGCGAGAACGCGATACTAATTATTCAATGCCAATGTATGTTAATCTGCGTTTAACCAATAATGAAACTGGTGAAATTAAAACGCAGGATGTTTTTTTTGGTGATTTTCCGATGATGACCAGAGAAGGAACATTTATCATTAATGGAGCAGAACGGGTTATTGTTTCTCAATTAATGAGATCCCCTGGCGTTTATTTTAGTAGTTCAACAGATAAAAATAGCATTGTTAATTATGGTACAACGGTGATTCCAAACCGGGGTGCTTGGTTGGAATTTGAATCAGATAGCAAAGAGATCGCTTATGCTAGAATCGATCGGACTCGTAAGATTCCAATTACAGTTCTACTTCGGGCGCTTGGATTTGGCTCTGATAGCACAATTTCTGAAATTTTTGGTTCGGATAATTCACTTCAGTTAACGATGGAAAAAGACATTCATAAAAATTCTGCTGATTCAAGAACTGATGAAGCGCTAAAAGAAATTTATGAACGTTTAAGACCAGGCGAACCTAAAACTGCTGAAAGTTCTCGCTCACTTTTGTATGCTCGCTTCTTTGATCCAAAACGTTATGATTTAGCATCTGTTGGTCGCTACAAAATTAATAAAAAACTCTCTTTAGAAAATCGATTAGTTGGTTTGACTTTGGCTGAAACTTTAGTTGATCCTGATACAGGAGAAGTGATTGCTTCTAAGGGAACAAAGATTGATCGTCAGTTGATGGAAGGTGACGGTAAAGAAGGTGAAGGGAAGACGCCTTTAAAACGCTATTTGCGGAGAATGGATTTTAAAACCAGTTCTTTTATTCCTTCACAAGACGGTGTCTTACAAGACGAAGTTGTGATTCAAAGTATTAAAGTTTACAGTTTAAACGATCCTGATCAAATCGTAGAATTAATTGGGAATGCTAATATTCCAGAGTCAGTTCATCAACTGACAGTTGCTGATATTATATCAGCGGTTAATTACTTCTTAAATCTTCGCTATGGAATCGGTACAACTGATGATATTGATCACTTAGGTAATAGACGAATTCGCTCAGTTGGTGAGTTACTTCAAAATCAATTTAGAATTGGTTTAACTCGGATGGAACGGGTTGTGCGCGAGCGGATGTCAATTCAAGATCCTTTGACCGTGACTCCACAGCAGCTGGTTAACATTAGACCTGTTGTTGCTTCAATTAAAGAATTCTTTGGTTCATCGCAGCTTTCACAGTTCATGGATCAAACTAATCCGTTAGGAGAATTAACTCATAAGCGGCGGCTAAGTGCTTTAGGACCAGGAGGTTTAACACGTGATCGAGCAGGATACGAAGTACGGGACGTGCATTATACCCATTACGGACGGATGTGTCCGATTGAAACGCCAGAAGGTCCTAATATCGGCTTGATAAACAGTTTAGCAAGTTATGCGGTAGTTAATAAATATGGTTTTATTGAGACTCCATATCGACGGGTGAGTTGGAAGACCCACCGAGTTACTGATAAAATCGATTATTTGACTGCTGATGAAGAAGATAATTATACGATTGCTCAAGCAAACTCTCCTTTGAAAAGTAATGGTGAGTTTGCTGAACCGACTGTCTTAGCTCGTCATAAAGATGATAATATCGAAACAACTCCTGAACATGTTGACTATATGGATGTTTCTCCTAAGCAGGTAGTAGCGGTCGCGACAGCTTGTATTCCGTTTTTGGAAAATGATGATTCCAACCGGGCTTTAATGGGTGCAAACATGCAGCGCCAAGCGGTTCCCTTGATTCAACCTCATGCGCCGATTGTTGGTACCGGAATGGAGTATGTTGCAGCTCATGATTCTGGTTTAGCAGTTTTAGCTGAACATGATGGAGTTGTTGAGTATGTTGATGCCAATCAAATCCGGATCAGAAGAGCAGATAAAAGTCTTGATACATATCGTTTGATGATTCATCGTCGTTCAAATGCGGGTAAAGACTATCACCAAAAGCCAATTGTAAAAAAAGGCGAGCACGTTGAAGCAAACGACATTATTGCAGATGGACCTGCAATGTATAATGGCGAGTTAGCTTTAGGTCAAAATCCGTTGGTGGCATTTATGACCTGGAATATGTATAACTATGAAGATGCGATTATTCTTTCAGAACGTTTAGTCAAAGAAGATGTTTATACTTCTATTCATATTGAAGAATACATTTCAGAATCTCGTGATACTAAATTAGGACCGGAAGAAGTTACCCGTGAAATTCCAAACGTCGGTGAAGATGCTCTTAAAGATTTAGATGAATTAGGAGTTGTCAGAATTGGAGCTGAAGTCCGTGAAGGAGATATTTTAGTTGGTAAGGTAACTCCTAAAGGGATGACTGAACTGTCAGCTGAAGAAAGATTGCTTCATGCCATTTTCGGTGAGAAATCGCGAGAGGTTCGTGATACATCGCTAAGAGTTCCTCACGGTGGTGATGGAATTATTCAAAAAGTTAAAATCTTTACTAGAGAAGCTGGAGATGAATTACCACCTGGAGTTAATATGTTGGTTCGCGTTTTTGTGGCTCAAAAACGTAAGATCCAAGTTGGTGATAAGATGGCAGGTCGTCACGGGAACAAAGGTACTGTTTCAATCGTTGTACCGGAAGAAGATATGCCATTTATGCCGGATGGCACGCCAGTTGATATTCTCTTGTCACCAATGGGTGTTCCGTCTCGTATGAATATTGGACAAGTATTAGAGCTTCACTTAGGTTTAGCTGCTAAAAAATTGGGAATTGATATCGCAACGCCTGTATTTGATGGAGTTACTGATAAAGATCTTTGGAGTACAGTTAGAAAAGCTGGAATGGACGCAGATGGCAAGACTTACCTTTATGACGGTCGAACCGGTGAACCTTTTGAAAATAAAGTGTCGGTCGGTGTCATGTACTATATGAAGTTATCTCACATGGTTGATGATAAACTTCATGCTCGTTCGATTGGACCATACTCACTGGTTACTCAGCAACCATTGGGTGGTAAAGCTCAGTTTGGTGGACAGAGATTTGGTGAAATGGAAGTTTGGGCACTTGAAGCCTACGGTGCGGCTCATACTTTACAAGAAATTTTGACTTACAAATCTGATGACGTTACAGGGCGTGTTAAAACTTACGAAGCAATAGTTAAAGGTGAGACAATTCCAGCACCAAGTGTGCCAGAATCATTCCGCGTTTTGATTAAAGAGTTACAATCTCTGGGCCTTGATATTAGGGTTCTTGATGATCAAAAATCAGAAATTGATCTTAGAGATATGGACGAAGACGGGAACAAAAATGTTGTCGTTGACGCGTTGCAGAAATATGCTGATGAAATTGCAGTTCAAAAAGCAGTTATTGAGGGAGAACGCGAAAATAGTCGCCCAGCTCCTAGTGAAAAGAATAGTGATGAAAAGGATGCGTTAGACCTTGAAAAGGCCTTTGGCATAACCGATGAATCAACGCCCCAGAAAGGAGACGCAAAATAA
- a CDS encoding metal ABC transporter solute-binding protein, Zn/Mn family, with protein sequence MKKNRKIIMLIAALLVLLCLGLVIFGIPHSKNEKAKSSQLQIVTSTDIYADITRQIVGKEGSVTAIIENPNIDPHDFKPTTKTTKAVTQADLVISNGLGYDNWINPLITKQKHIDIGKDVAGKKTGANPHLWFDLEIIEKYTNNLADQLGKMQPAHKSYFTTNAKNYQAKLKKVEAKAKKSTANPDKNQVDVSEPLFDYALTNLGYKINNPRFALAIENETDPSPKDAQATIDDFKDHRVIFYVHNRQVENNTTDTLLKEAKAQKIPVLFLTEMKPAGVSYLDWQNKIYDELAKILKN encoded by the coding sequence ATGAAGAAAAACAGAAAAATTATTATGCTAATTGCAGCATTATTAGTACTCCTCTGCCTTGGTCTGGTCATTTTCGGCATTCCTCATTCAAAAAATGAAAAGGCAAAAAGTTCTCAGCTTCAAATTGTCACTTCAACTGACATATATGCCGACATTACAAGGCAAATTGTTGGTAAAGAAGGATCGGTCACGGCTATTATAGAAAACCCCAACATCGATCCGCATGATTTTAAGCCGACCACCAAAACGACCAAAGCGGTAACTCAAGCAGATTTAGTAATCAGCAACGGGCTGGGATATGATAATTGGATCAACCCATTAATTACAAAGCAGAAACATATTGATATTGGAAAAGATGTTGCTGGCAAAAAGACGGGGGCTAATCCCCACCTTTGGTTTGATCTCGAGATTATCGAAAAATACACTAATAATCTTGCTGATCAACTCGGAAAAATGCAACCTGCTCATAAATCTTATTTCACTACTAATGCCAAAAACTATCAAGCTAAATTAAAGAAAGTCGAAGCCAAGGCCAAAAAATCAACCGCAAACCCTGACAAAAATCAAGTCGACGTCAGTGAACCGCTCTTTGACTATGCTCTAACAAATCTTGGATATAAAATCAATAATCCTAGATTTGCTTTAGCAATCGAGAATGAAACTGATCCGTCGCCTAAAGATGCTCAAGCAACAATCGATGATTTCAAAGACCACCGCGTTATCTTTTATGTCCACAATCGACAGGTAGAAAACAATACTACAGATACCCTCTTAAAAGAAGCCAAGGCTCAAAAGATCCCGGTCCTTTTCCTAACCGAAATGAAACCCGCGGGTGTTAGCTACCTAGATTGGCAAAACAAAATTTATGATGAATTGGCAAAAATTTTAAAAAACTAG
- a CDS encoding lectin-like domain-containing protein has translation MRHRKEKLIMGAMISFLLIVSVIFFASPQKKSKHNLAAFVNTDISLVTDTGSHSLNISTGQINSNFVVAGSAFSYGTDGTYSLTQSGAGGANGQQGYTVFKNQIDMTRNWSMTFNLSLQTVTSSIGGVGGDFVGLILTPATQTRLQQQTNQSITGMNTAASNLGIASLPSTTIWGLDFYNNSKAQYSIYNTVPTNPLDPAYSGDWWNFGNTKNFLETVAGFRHTYGTGSPYTGRLVNSFGANDDGPHRVITSFASPVQVTYTYGGAQNGTVRVTTGDGQTYTQVLSSTSDPATNQWQPVMSVGATAATGGYKSNMGVQITNFNLQLATALVSVTYKDSSGNVLKPARNQAILANIGDTISAGSAADATKAKYVYQATRIPGYVYQSSNVLTVVGDNTQNNVNLVYNKSFQKSTLKVANPTILPANDPWRTTPQIVVSGPHTNDNFFTGSVDTTNIFATSDNSATTNKLMRPGYSYTVTYRHAGDPNDGVIYPSLAAALTANPKYDDTDNQGSTDSNEQIFEVNYQVKGRTTLRAVPNFDFGVNAVNTDDTYSLANTVQNGASSVNYLNLDYSNDYTSTGYPIGKYLQTGVTKTPVKRELVVTSATGNPQNVWHLEGQLGSFYNNAGGLINNTGIQLKLNSNKLAGINDYPLTSSSMWQTGGTPLTSNGTLVAGGPSVSILNSNNSSNNNAVGSWRLSFGSANDATLQVPRSVLAKLPKTSSSVGLHAAVTWTLVTGAP, from the coding sequence TTGAGGCATAGAAAAGAAAAATTGATTATGGGGGCGATGATCAGTTTTTTACTTATTGTAAGTGTTATTTTTTTTGCTTCACCTCAGAAAAAATCGAAACATAATTTAGCAGCATTTGTGAACACTGATATTTCTTTGGTGACTGATACAGGGAGCCATTCATTGAATATCAGTACTGGGCAAATTAACTCGAACTTCGTGGTTGCTGGTTCGGCTTTTAGTTATGGAACTGATGGGACTTATTCTCTTACTCAAAGCGGAGCTGGTGGGGCAAACGGGCAACAAGGTTATACAGTTTTCAAAAACCAGATTGATATGACTAGAAACTGGTCGATGACTTTTAATTTGTCACTTCAAACAGTGACTTCTTCTATCGGCGGTGTTGGTGGTGATTTTGTGGGATTAATTTTGACGCCTGCAACGCAGACCCGTTTGCAACAACAAACAAATCAAAGTATTACTGGGATGAATACAGCTGCTTCTAATCTAGGGATTGCGAGTCTACCTAGTACGACAATTTGGGGACTTGATTTTTATAACAACAGTAAAGCTCAATATTCTATTTACAATACAGTTCCTACCAATCCGCTCGATCCTGCTTATTCCGGGGATTGGTGGAACTTCGGTAATACCAAAAATTTTTTGGAGACAGTTGCGGGATTTCGGCATACTTATGGAACTGGGAGTCCTTATACCGGTCGTTTAGTTAATTCATTTGGAGCAAATGATGACGGACCTCACCGTGTTATTACAAGTTTTGCTTCCCCAGTTCAAGTTACCTACACATACGGTGGCGCTCAAAATGGCACAGTTAGAGTAACGACCGGAGATGGGCAAACTTATACGCAGGTGCTATCAAGTACTAGTGATCCTGCAACTAACCAGTGGCAACCTGTTATGTCTGTTGGTGCAACAGCTGCAACCGGCGGGTATAAATCTAATATGGGTGTGCAGATCACTAATTTTAATCTCCAGTTGGCGACTGCATTGGTTAGTGTGACTTATAAAGACAGTAGCGGCAATGTGTTGAAACCAGCTCGCAATCAAGCAATTTTGGCAAATATTGGTGATACTATTTCTGCTGGTAGTGCAGCTGATGCAACTAAAGCGAAGTATGTCTATCAGGCGACAAGAATTCCAGGATATGTTTATCAAAGCTCGAATGTCTTGACGGTAGTCGGTGACAACACTCAAAATAACGTTAATCTCGTTTACAATAAATCTTTTCAAAAATCTACTTTGAAAGTTGCAAATCCGACGATTTTACCAGCAAATGATCCATGGCGTACGACTCCGCAAATCGTGGTAAGTGGTCCGCACACTAACGATAATTTCTTTACGGGCAGCGTTGATACAACTAATATTTTTGCGACATCCGATAACAGTGCAACGACCAATAAATTAATGCGTCCAGGGTATTCGTATACGGTTACTTATCGTCATGCAGGCGATCCCAACGATGGGGTAATTTATCCAAGTCTGGCAGCAGCGCTTACTGCTAACCCTAAATATGATGATACAGATAACCAAGGATCAACTGATAGCAATGAACAAATCTTTGAGGTTAACTATCAGGTTAAAGGACGGACCACCTTGCGGGCGGTGCCAAACTTTGATTTTGGCGTTAATGCTGTTAATACCGATGATACTTATTCTTTAGCTAATACTGTTCAAAACGGGGCATCCTCTGTAAATTACTTAAACTTGGATTATAGTAATGATTACACCTCAACAGGATATCCGATCGGCAAATATTTGCAGACAGGAGTAACTAAAACTCCGGTCAAAAGAGAACTCGTGGTAACTTCTGCTACAGGTAATCCTCAAAATGTTTGGCATCTTGAAGGTCAGCTCGGTAGTTTTTACAATAACGCTGGTGGCTTAATCAATAATACGGGGATTCAATTGAAACTGAATTCAAACAAACTTGCAGGCATTAATGATTATCCTTTAACAAGTAGTTCAATGTGGCAAACTGGTGGAACACCTTTAACTTCTAATGGGACTTTGGTTGCAGGTGGTCCTAGTGTGAGCATTTTAAACAGTAATAATAGTTCTAATAATAATGCTGTAGGAAGTTGGCGCTTAAGTTTTGGTTCGGCAAACGATGCGACTTTGCAAGTTCCTCGCAGTGTTTTAGCGAAGCTGCCAAAGACTTCTTCTTCGGTTGGGCTTCACGCAGCAGTGACTTGGACCTTAGTTACAGGAGCCCCGTAA